Proteins found in one candidate division KSB1 bacterium genomic segment:
- a CDS encoding PorV/PorQ family protein: protein MDKIKNRVGFAAALCLLFCGAAAAADVSKVGITAAPFLEIGAGARPLGMGGAFVATADDAGALYWNPAGLTAVRNIELLFTNSSWLANIKYNFAGICFPVAGVGSLGAFITTLNYGDMAVRTTDQPEGTGEIFSASDLAVGVSYARALTDRFTIGFNAKYIHQSIWHERAHGIAVDFGTLFVTGLHGLRIGASLLNFGTDMRMEGKDLLVFYDVDPYIIGNNDRVPANLQTEHWPLPLTFQFGLAMDVLDDGFHRLTLASDAVHPYDNTESVNLGAEYAFRKMFFLRAGMRDLFLRDGEGGASFGAGFHLRLLGNMNLRIDYAYANFGRLDNAQHLSLTLNL, encoded by the coding sequence ATGGATAAAATCAAAAATCGAGTCGGTTTTGCAGCGGCACTTTGCCTGCTTTTTTGCGGAGCGGCAGCTGCCGCCGATGTTTCCAAGGTCGGCATTACGGCGGCGCCCTTTTTAGAAATCGGCGCGGGTGCCCGGCCGCTCGGCATGGGCGGTGCTTTTGTCGCCACTGCCGACGACGCCGGCGCGCTCTACTGGAATCCCGCCGGACTCACTGCTGTCCGCAACATAGAGCTGCTCTTTACCAACAGCAGCTGGCTCGCAAATATCAAATACAATTTTGCCGGAATCTGTTTTCCTGTTGCCGGAGTGGGCAGTTTGGGTGCTTTTATTACCACTCTGAATTACGGCGACATGGCGGTGCGTACCACGGATCAGCCTGAAGGGACCGGAGAAATTTTCAGCGCTTCGGACCTGGCTGTCGGTGTGAGCTATGCGCGAGCCCTGACCGACCGCTTTACCATCGGTTTCAATGCCAAGTACATTCATCAATCCATTTGGCATGAGCGGGCGCACGGGATAGCGGTAGATTTCGGCACTCTGTTTGTAACCGGACTTCACGGGCTGCGCATCGGCGCTTCCCTGCTCAATTTCGGTACCGATATGCGCATGGAAGGCAAAGATCTGCTGGTGTTCTATGACGTCGATCCCTACATCATCGGCAATAACGACCGTGTTCCGGCTAATCTGCAGACAGAACATTGGCCGTTGCCTTTGACTTTCCAATTCGGGCTGGCGATGGACGTTCTCGATGACGGCTTTCATCGGCTTACACTGGCCAGCGATGCGGTTCATCCTTACGACAATACCGAATCTGTCAACCTTGGAGCCGAGTATGCCTTCCGCAAAATGTTTTTCCTGCGCGCCGGCATGCGCGACCTTTTCCTGCGCGATGGAGAGGGAGGAGCATCCTTCGGCGCGGGATTCCACCTTCGCCTGCTCGGCAATATGAACCTGCGGATCGACTACGCGTATGCGAATTTCGGTCGGCTGGACAATGCTCAGCATCTTTCCTTGACCTTAAACCTTTAG
- a CDS encoding extracellular solute-binding protein yields MRQSLVYWPAANVQEIALARQAAEEWNRLHPELPVKVQPIPESQSTEEVLLAAVVGKTTPDICSNIWPGIVGQLVRAGAVIPLDQFADFDSVITARLPEAQIEPYRYQDGRFYQMPWKTNPIMLEYNVSMLKAAGFDRPPATYSEFFAVAEQITRDLDGDGDNDRWMMAVDINVKWWLRYFDFYTFYIAASKGETLIRDRKVCFENQAAVEVFRFFQEGFRRGYFPKAHFQQDPFLAGLVAVHVTGPWNIDHLNRYKPEGFEFDYAPIPVPDGHEGPVMTYGDPKNIAIFTTCRNPKAAWQFVKLLVSKKQDLMLLQLASQIPIRRDMFEDVDFAAFFAAHPKLERFALQAPFTRGVDPDPELREIFDAISQEFEACCILGRRSPEEAVRRAAERAREILQ; encoded by the coding sequence ATGAGGCAATCTTTGGTCTATTGGCCGGCTGCCAATGTCCAGGAAATCGCACTGGCGAGGCAGGCGGCTGAAGAATGGAATCGTCTTCACCCCGAACTGCCCGTTAAAGTTCAACCGATACCGGAGAGCCAATCAACCGAAGAGGTGCTGCTCGCTGCTGTCGTGGGTAAGACTACTCCGGATATCTGTTCGAACATTTGGCCGGGAATCGTCGGGCAACTCGTGCGTGCCGGTGCCGTCATTCCGCTCGATCAGTTTGCCGATTTCGACTCAGTCATCACTGCTCGACTGCCGGAAGCCCAAATCGAGCCATATCGCTATCAGGACGGGCGGTTTTATCAAATGCCGTGGAAAACCAATCCAATTATGCTGGAATACAATGTGAGCATGCTGAAGGCGGCAGGATTCGATCGGCCGCCCGCCACTTACTCGGAGTTTTTTGCCGTGGCGGAGCAGATCACCCGCGACCTTGACGGCGATGGAGATAACGACCGCTGGATGATGGCCGTCGACATCAATGTAAAATGGTGGCTGCGGTATTTTGATTTCTATACATTTTACATCGCCGCTTCAAAGGGGGAAACGTTGATCCGCGATCGAAAGGTATGCTTCGAAAATCAAGCTGCCGTAGAGGTGTTTCGCTTCTTTCAGGAAGGCTTTCGCCGCGGTTATTTCCCCAAAGCTCACTTTCAGCAGGATCCGTTCCTGGCCGGATTGGTTGCCGTGCATGTAACCGGCCCTTGGAATATTGATCATTTGAATAGATATAAGCCGGAAGGTTTCGAATTCGATTATGCGCCGATTCCGGTTCCGGACGGACATGAGGGGCCGGTCATGACCTACGGCGACCCGAAGAACATTGCAATCTTTACGACATGCCGCAACCCGAAAGCGGCCTGGCAATTCGTCAAACTCTTGGTCAGCAAAAAACAGGATTTGATGCTTCTGCAGCTGGCCAGTCAAATCCCCATCCGCCGCGATATGTTTGAGGATGTCGATTTTGCCGCTTTTTTCGCGGCACATCCCAAGCTGGAACGGTTTGCCCTGCAGGCGCCGTTTACTCGCGGTGTAGATCCGGATCCCGAGCTGCGAGAAATTTTCGACGCCATCTCCCAAGAATTCGAAGCCTGCTGCATTTTGGGGCGACGCTCGCCCGAAGAAGCGGTTCGTCGTGCCGCAGAGCGGGCGCGGGAAATTCTGCAATAG
- a CDS encoding sugar ABC transporter permease, with protein MSLFSSQQRSGYLLMAPYWLHFLFFMAYPLTFSLILVFHKWDIYTPMQWVGLGNFARLFRDELFFQAILNTLLFLAIHIPLQIVFALFFAVLLNQNIRGRGFYRAVYFLPVIVSGVVVSVLFQQLFSQETGVLNTILFKLGLPKIPWLSSPEWAMPSIAVMATWKNIGFYIVLFLAGLQTIPTSLYESAQIDGATSWQQFRRITLPMLNPTMLLVIILSTIGGFSLFIEPYILTGGGPMNRTLSAMLYIYKQAFYFNRMGYAATLGFFFALIIFGVVLVQRKVVEREV; from the coding sequence ATGAGCTTGTTTTCTTCCCAACAACGCAGCGGCTATTTGCTCATGGCGCCTTATTGGCTCCATTTCCTCTTTTTTATGGCTTATCCGCTGACTTTTTCTTTGATTTTGGTTTTTCACAAATGGGACATCTACACGCCCATGCAATGGGTCGGGCTGGGTAATTTTGCCCGGCTTTTTCGTGACGAACTTTTTTTCCAGGCCATCTTGAATACACTTCTGTTCTTAGCCATCCATATTCCGCTGCAGATCGTCTTTGCTTTGTTCTTTGCCGTGCTTCTCAACCAGAATATTCGCGGCAGAGGCTTTTACCGCGCCGTATATTTTTTGCCGGTCATTGTCTCCGGTGTCGTCGTTTCGGTTTTGTTTCAGCAGCTCTTTTCGCAGGAAACCGGGGTCCTCAACACAATTCTCTTCAAACTGGGATTGCCGAAAATTCCCTGGCTCAGCAGTCCAGAATGGGCTATGCCGTCCATTGCCGTCATGGCTACCTGGAAGAACATCGGATTTTATATTGTCCTTTTCTTGGCCGGGCTGCAGACTATCCCGACATCGCTTTATGAATCGGCGCAGATCGACGGTGCCACTTCCTGGCAGCAGTTCCGTCGCATCACGCTGCCGATGCTCAACCCAACAATGCTGTTGGTCATCATTCTATCCACTATCGGCGGATTCAGTCTGTTTATAGAGCCCTACATTCTCACAGGCGGCGGTCCCATGAATCGAACCCTTTCGGCCATGCTTTACATCTATAAACAAGCGTTCTATTTCAATCGCATGGGTTATGCCGCTACGCTGGGCTTCTTTTTTGCGCTGATCATTTTCGGCGTTGTGCTGGTGCAGCGCAAGGTCGTCGAGCGGGAGGTTTGA
- a CDS encoding carbohydrate ABC transporter permease: protein MKKLWIYLMLSLGAIVFLYPFVWMALATVKPEMEILAFNPIPSRLTIESYRQVVTKIPIFRALLNSLLVSTLITASVLCFSSMGGYALARLNFRGKTVMFAVILFTMMIPFQLTLIPMYILMVKLHWTDTYLSLIVPSMISGFGILLFRQFFLTLPQELIDAARVDGLSELQIL from the coding sequence ATGAAAAAGCTGTGGATTTATCTTATGCTCTCTCTGGGCGCAATCGTTTTTCTCTATCCGTTTGTGTGGATGGCATTGGCTACGGTCAAGCCGGAGATGGAGATTCTGGCGTTCAACCCGATCCCTTCCCGCCTGACGATCGAGAGCTATCGTCAGGTAGTAACCAAAATTCCCATCTTTCGTGCCCTTTTGAACAGCCTCCTGGTCAGCACCTTGATCACCGCTTCGGTCCTTTGCTTCAGCTCTATGGGGGGGTATGCCCTGGCGCGGCTCAACTTTCGCGGCAAAACCGTCATGTTCGCCGTCATTCTGTTCACGATGATGATCCCGTTTCAGCTCACGCTCATTCCGATGTACATTCTTATGGTCAAGCTGCATTGGACGGATACTTATTTGTCGCTCATCGTACCGAGTATGATCAGCGGTTTCGGGATCCTGTTGTTCCGGCAGTTTTTCCTTACCCTGCCGCAAGAGCTGATTGACGCGGCACGCGTTGACGGATTATCGGAGCTGCAGATCCT
- a CDS encoding carbohydrate ABC transporter permease, with product LSKPVIITVGIISFMNSWNEALWPLIVIRNQSLMTMPQMVTLFTVGGLAESQLGVKLAAAMILALPIVIAYAFFQKYFVESIAGTGLKG from the coding sequence GTTGTCCAAGCCGGTGATCATCACCGTCGGCATTATCAGTTTTATGAATAGCTGGAATGAAGCTCTTTGGCCGCTGATTGTTATCCGCAACCAATCTCTGATGACCATGCCGCAAATGGTGACGCTCTTTACCGTCGGCGGCTTAGCCGAGTCGCAATTAGGCGTCAAGCTGGCCGCCGCCATGATTCTCGCTCTGCCGATCGTGATTGCCTATGCTTTTTTCCAAAAATATTTTGTCGAAAGTATTGCCGGAACGGGCCTCAAAGGATAA
- a CDS encoding peptidylprolyl isomerase encodes MGKIRLTLLLLMLIVFCSRHEQIDVLVRVGNRIVTVDDLTLRAEFSPERFLADRELTREELLEALIDEKRLAMAAEKRRLHRDSYLQQLIEFAEDLAIMRELFRVQVADRVRLQGEQIEQALNWSRQERRISYLAFLTIEEAEKCRSIWEGNSLSETLRRLGRIDADTLAYQRVVKWGEREGPLETAVFSLEKGRISPVVQDDGRYYLLRLDDVRYSVEAGEYAEARRRTAVEHILRVREQSRLSRLYVAEFMQRQAVHFDEALVRRIIDVLTPIALQESKPTSVFREVPLSESAWERARRELQSMQSRELVRFNGGRLTVQAFLQKWSAYRFPIDRSSSRAVARSLNDQFSLVIRDHLLTREGRRRGLQKSSAVRQDLARWRDHYLAEALAEQIGLKRLPVVLDSLRQVWPVQVDSSRFSHVELTDIPLIGLRPGQYASRVTPPWPSFFKEK; translated from the coding sequence ATGGGAAAAATACGACTAACGCTTCTGCTCCTCATGCTTATTGTCTTCTGCAGCCGTCACGAACAAATTGATGTTCTGGTGCGTGTCGGGAACCGCATCGTCACCGTCGACGATCTGACGTTACGCGCCGAGTTCAGCCCTGAGCGCTTTCTCGCCGATCGTGAATTAACTCGAGAAGAACTGTTGGAAGCGCTCATCGATGAGAAGCGGCTGGCAATGGCCGCTGAAAAGCGCCGGCTGCACCGCGATTCGTATCTGCAGCAGCTGATCGAATTTGCCGAAGATTTGGCGATTATGCGCGAGCTGTTTCGCGTGCAGGTAGCCGATCGAGTTCGCCTTCAGGGCGAGCAGATCGAACAAGCGCTCAATTGGAGCCGTCAAGAACGCAGGATTTCTTACCTCGCGTTCTTAACCATCGAAGAGGCGGAAAAGTGCCGCTCTATTTGGGAAGGAAATTCGCTGAGCGAAACCCTGCGTCGACTGGGGCGCATCGATGCCGATACCTTGGCCTATCAGCGCGTTGTGAAATGGGGTGAGCGGGAAGGACCTTTGGAGACGGCCGTCTTTTCCCTCGAAAAAGGCCGAATTTCGCCGGTAGTGCAGGACGACGGTCGCTATTACCTGCTGCGGCTGGATGATGTCCGCTATAGCGTCGAGGCAGGCGAATATGCCGAGGCGAGACGTCGTACTGCAGTGGAGCATATTCTTCGGGTGCGCGAGCAAAGTCGACTCAGCCGTCTTTATGTCGCTGAATTTATGCAACGGCAGGCTGTACACTTCGACGAGGCTCTTGTTCGACGTATCATCGATGTGTTGACGCCGATTGCTTTGCAGGAATCGAAACCGACCTCGGTATTCCGCGAGGTCCCGCTCTCGGAATCAGCGTGGGAACGCGCTCGAAGAGAATTGCAGTCTATGCAAAGCAGAGAGCTTGTGCGTTTCAACGGCGGCCGGCTGACGGTCCAAGCGTTCCTGCAGAAATGGTCGGCTTATCGGTTTCCCATTGACCGATCATCGTCTCGTGCCGTCGCCCGCAGTCTCAATGATCAATTCAGCCTGGTGATACGTGACCACCTTTTAACGCGCGAAGGCAGGCGGCGTGGTCTGCAAAAGAGTTCGGCGGTTCGGCAAGACCTGGCGCGGTGGCGGGACCATTATCTGGCGGAAGCCTTGGCGGAGCAGATAGGCCTAAAGAGGCTCCCTGTCGTACTCGACTCGCTGCGGCAGGTCTGGCCCGTTCAGGTCGACAGCTCCCGCTTTTCGCATGTAGAGTTGACCGACATCCCGTTAATAGGATTGCGGCCTGGACAATACGCTTCGCGCGTTACACCGCCTTGGCCGTCTTTTTTTAAAGAAAAATGA